ggtcaaggtcaaaggtcacaactgaaattctgtgtagaagtttcaaagctcccatgtagtgctatcatataaagcaaacagaatcaaaattggctcataaatgacagagaagtagcaaattgaacattttgcacggacgcacacacggacgtacacacggacacacacggacggacacacacacgtacggagcccgtttcatagtcccctgctcgaactcgttcggcggggacaaataAAAGCCTATTTGATTCTCTGCTATAGAAGTAACTTGAAGGGAAGTCACCTTTACCTCATGATATAGAGAGACCGCGGAAGGAGGAGTGCGTTGACCCATCTAGCGTTGTTCGCACAGTTGACCAGCCTCATGACTGCTGGAGAGAGAAGGCACAGGCCAGCAATGGTTGATCCACAAAACTGGACGACAGAGGGGAAGAAATTTCATCACTGACCATTTAAGTCAAACCAACTGCACTCATCTTACTCAGCTCAGGACAGTTTCTTTCACCATCCAATGGTACTAGTATTCAGTGATAAGCAGAGCTCCATTGCAAGTGGTACGATGCTGACAAAATATTACTGTATAGCCATATATTCAGCGAGTCCAAGTTTTCGAAAATCCAGACTTTCTGACAATTCCAAGAGTGGTATAATTCACGATCGTAGAGTACAGTATTGAGCAGAGAACTTATTCGCACATGTcatattcatgtcaggatcagaatcaatattttggcaaattctttttattttgtgaatagcacctggtttgcgaaatttgcaaaaataaaaatcatgcaaaatattaggcctacatagtATAGGGACAGTTTACTACTGCGTTGAAGAATTTAAAATTTGTGCATGATGCTGTGTGCCAAGTCTACAAGTTTGTACGCCttgaaaaaatataaaagaagaagagggaatACACAAAAGCTGGTACATATGATTGTAAACAGGTAATATTGATACACTTCCTCACCTTTACACTGTCTACATGAGCTTTGATGTAGCCGTTCTTCGCAAGGTCTAAGACATGCACCAGACTAAGCTGTGAGGATTCTGATGAGAATGCAGTGTCCCGGATCCTTTGAATGACGGGACTGTTGAGTTCGGACCACTGGGACTTCTCTGTCTCTCTGAATCCATGAATCGccttttaaaatgaaaagaagatgatGGCATATGTCAAGTCAGATTCCTCCTCCAAAGTGGTATAAAGCTAGAATACGTCAACAAACCTCAACAAGTCAATActatacatattttgtatttttgccaAGTGAAAGTTCATTAAACTTGATTCCCTGCAACCACTAGCTTCATCTAACATCTGACCTTGAaaacccatacacacacattgtacatacagtatCTATATGACTAAAGTGCAGTCTCAGTTGATTCGATTAGCAATTCAAATTGCTTTCTTCCATAGTCATACAGGGTTTTGTGATTTTGGTGGGGTTTTTTGCCTTATGTAAAGAATTATTTTTTAGCAGTACTTTGGCATAAATTTATATAAGACAGGTCTCAATACCACATCATGATATTTCCAAATCCTTGAAGTTCACCGACATGCTCCGACAGTCTGAACATGGAGCCTCAATTCACAGAAAGCTTGCATTTGTTTCGGAATTAAAATTGTAGACTTGATCTCCAACACAATTTTTGTTGGCAGAAAGGCTGTTTTCACCACAGTAGCAAGCATGAAGTCATTaacttttcattcaatttttgaggaaaaaaaatatatgctttCAAATTCCATTCAAACTTTAATCATTTCAGCAAAGCCAAAGGTTTCAAGTTGAATGTGATTCATTTTCCAGCCATGGAAGATTATAGTGCAGTTTGGGATGCATGAATATGGGGCTGAATGCAGTCCTATGACAAGCCCACCAGATAACTGCGCATATTAAATAAAAATTGACACTAtcacctctccccccccccccaaaaaaaaaaaaataataataataataataagcaataaataaattaagaaattgaaaatgaaacactGGTGAAAATATTCTAATTTGTTCACTAACGTTACATTtacatgagagaaaaaaaaaaacagttcttCTGGCTTGTTATGAAAATTGATTAATTATCAATGATttctaaaaatacattttataaagGTTGCTTCAGCTGTCAAGagagcttctatactctttgctgTCCAGTGCACTCACATTGTCCCAGTGATCGTACTCATAGCGTATTTTCTTGAGGAATCTCTCAACCTCTTTCAGCAGTGCCGTTTCTTCCTCCTCTGTGATAAAATCCGGTATGATCCTAAAGTCTCTTCCAGCAACAGCTCTCATTTCCTCATCGCTGTAGTCCAACAATTCAGAGCTTTCAGTCACTGATGACAAATTTGATGCTGTAGATGAAGACCGAGCAGTGGTGCTGACTGCTAACATACGCGTACATCTTGGACATCTTGCGACGGAAGATAGTGTTCTCAAAGTTAGCTGCAGAAGGCCACCCGACCAAAGCCTGGACATTGTGTTGGTGTCGGCGATGGTTCTTCTCAACCATGAAATTTCCCACAAAAGACGAAAGCTTGCACTTGCGAAGCCGAAGGTCTCCTCCACAAGTAAAACTAAAAGTTAGTAGatctaactgcgaccagcctgAATGTGCAGCATTCTGGAACAGTATAACTGTAACTGTGTGAAGGAGTGCCCAGAGGGCAGAGGGGTTACTCCAGAAGGTGTCCTACAAGTAACACCAAGACAACAAAGTAATTTTAACAATAACAGCATAAGTGTGCCTGTTTGTGCTACTATTTAGACCAACAAcagttacatgtatgttcttTGTGCTACCAATGAGAACAGAATTACATCATAACGTATCAGTATAAAAATAAGTCACAGTGTTTATACAAGTGTAGATCTAACGTTATTATCTGTGATCCACTCACAACTGCACCTCTCCCATACAAATTCAACCGAGTGGATTGTACATTACTTAGTATTTTGTAACGTTAGATTAATCCTGGGCCTAAATCTGCATATTATATGCAATCAAATTAATCAATGCCAATGCCCCAATGGTCATGAAGTCGAGTGAATTATGGATATTatcaaaatttgatttaaaacgCGTAAACAACTACTCTCTAATTGGAGTTACATACCGGTACTGTTGAAATGCAGGTCAGTGAGTGGGATTTACCCGGATCCGTGTACCGTATACGTACCGCGCCGACCGGGGGCCGATACGACAGTCGTGATGGGAGCCCTGCGAAGCATGCATGCAACTTGCAAATGTGAAATACTATAGCGCCATCTCGCGGTATCCTATAATGCAACTTAGGCATTTACAGGTTACTGTCAAGTTGTCGTCTCAAGAATATTATTCTTTTAGGGCCATTTCATATTCACCTTTTCAAAGGCTTTCGGAAAGGAAAGTGAGACCGGTTAGGTCCTATcgtttgaaaaaatgaaaagtgaaaataactTTGATCTATGCGTGGAGATGCATTTtcatgatgatttttttaagtTCATATAAAATTCTCCCCATATCCATGCAGTCAAGaataaaataagaaagagaaCAATTTAAGAAAATAGGCGGAGTATATTACTATAGGAGGGCGAACAGTAAGAAGATGATGCTGAAGTAGTAGGCTTAGTGTTAAGAATAgtgttattataatcattatttattTGATCGGCATTTCCAGATGACAATGCAGAAGTCAAAAAATTAAGCGTAAAGTCAAAATGAATTGAGTATAATATGAGAAATTGGGATTCCCTGATGTGCTTCTCTAAGTTGCCGGGCGAGgaaaataatatgaattcaaaatggccattCCCAGGTCTTTCCAAACATCAGGAAGCTCGAGAAAACATATAGGAACCATAACGATAGGGGAACAAATTAATCTTTTGTCTCACGAAGAAAATCGAAGTAAGGTGTGCGACGTTTCGCTCGCTACAACCTGCATGCAGGCACCACagtgtctcattgcctgaagaAGCTCATCAGTAGCGAGCGATACGTCGAACACCTTACTACGATTTTCTTCGCTAAACTAAAGATTAATTATTTTGTTCTCCTATAGTCATAGAATAATCACCGCGATGGTCAACATCTTCACAAGAAATGTTATAGGAATAAGTCAATTTAGAATTGTGTCAAGTAAATCATTGAACATAAGAAAAGTACCTGgatcacaacaaaaaaaagaaaaaagaaaagaacatgcCCTCTATCTCGTATAAATTTAAGTATGTGGTTACAAAATATTATTAACAAGGTAGGCCTATGTTTCTaatagataaaacaaaatatctctTGTTCTCAGATAAGGTTTGTAGTATTTAAAAATCTTATGAATATTTTACAATAGACTGATTTTTAGATTCTAAAAAAATGGACGGGCATTGTTGGGGAGTTTTCTGGAGAGGAACTTTGAGGAGACGTAACTATGTTATATCTTTCATAGTGTGTCATGAGGACCAAGAAAATGTGCATACATAAGAAAGGTGGTTgatcacaaacaaaataaagatatataggcctacgtgaTTCCAATTaaattatttctttcaaaactGAAGATCAATTTTCATATCCAACTAACTATTAAAATGTGACAAAGATTTTACACTCAATTGTGAGATCAATAGAATCGATGATAATTAAAATGTTTCTAACAGATTGGGAAAAGTAAATTCAGTGTGCTGGAAGATGACAattagagagggagagagagagagagagagagagagagagggagagagagagagggggagagaagaaAGATGGTAGTGACAGTGCATTATCACTCTTTGCCCAAACGTGACATGAGCAACATCATTAGGGGTGTCGTTCATGTTTACTTTCTGCTAAAAAGTTactcgattttctttttaatataaCATGCTATATTGTGAACAATAGTCCACAAGGCGGTGACACTAAGTATCAAAATCATACATACAATGCTGTGCACTAAACATGACAACCCCATGGCCTAATCAAAGGTTCACAATAAAGAGAAAATAGTGGGACCTGATGTACTTTCAGTCTGCAAACTGTGAGgagaaaaaatctctttggtctTGATCTTGTAGTTGCGCACTGTCTACTTCTGCTCTTGGGGGGaaggggcatttcatgaagcattttgttcaacaactttgtcggacaaatttgctctcagccatcatgtgatgcaagaatttcagtagATTTTAACAGTTTTCCAGacaaatatctgacaaaacccTTCATGaaatgttccccccccccccccgatcgcTCGAGCGTCGGAAATTGAGAGCGAGAGACGAAAATCGCGCGCTGGCTGGCTAATTGGTACGGTGTGTAATTGTGGGAGGATGGGAAGAGATGCTACCAAAGATCCTACGATCTTTCATGATAGGTCCATGATGATACCCATCTCCCTGTATAGATCAAAGATGATAGAATCTTTGAGTGGGAGCCAATTTAACAGTGTGgccagcagaaaaaaaaaatgggattgtGCTTGAAGTGGCCTAAAATTATGCTCAATATTgccatgaaataaaaatgtcacaTATTATGTCAACCAATTGTGGTACcctaatcagctgacaagcaaaaaaaaaacagaacaaaataaaaaccctaCGAATTATGGTGCCCAAGTAGCtgacgagcaaaaaaaaaaaaaaaaaaaaaaaaaaaaaaaaaaccacccataAACATAAACTTCAGTTGTGGTGCCCAATCGCATTTATGGTGCCAAACTAAACTGTGGCGCTCAATCAGCAGAGCAAAACAGGTCTTCATAattttttattgtcaatttcGTCGACAAATCAGCTGATAAACTAACAAACCACCAAAAAGAGGTACCACAGTACACAAAACGCATGGAGATTTCCTTTAATTCTGTAGCAATTGTgccataattatgctaaaaacatATCCACGCTGGCAAATTATGCCAAGCATAATGCCAAATGCTGACGCGTCTGAAATTATGCCAGAAAGCATAATTATGCCAACTCTGGCAATATTATAGTGTAGGTAAGGGAGGCGGGATGAGATGACTCCCACCTGTATGTATAGATCAAAGATGAGAGTCTTTAGACTTCAGTTTATGGATAATACAACGTGTACCAGTGTCCCTGGATAATGACTTTGCCAAGAcgtctgtgtctgtgtatctTCCAGAACAAATTCTAACTTATCATTGAATATCAATGATTATTCCAAGAAATTTGGTAGAGTCAACCTTGGTTAGTTCAGTCCCATCAATACTTACAGGAGAAAGTAAATTGATGCTGCATTTActgaaccccctcccccccccccatatgatTACACTTGAAAATATTTtagtcatttgttttcttttacccATTTCAGAACATTTGTCAATTCAGAATCGTCAAAGTATTCAAGAGTACAGTAGGTCCCACACTTTTGGTGAGAATAATATACacttgtgtcatcagcaaaaagagTGAAGGAAAGTCAATTACTCGATTTCGGAAAACCTTTTTAGGCCTACAGCTTACAGCAAGAACAACAGTGGACCAGTTAGGATGTAACCCCTGAGGTACACCACACGTGATACTAGTCTGTATGTATTGAATATTTGAAGCCATAATAGCGATTGTTACCTGTTATGCAAATAATTTCTGAACCAATCCTTAcctctcattattattattattattattatttatttattcggcatttgcaaaacaatacaattgataacagagaaacagaataaacaaacaaaacacaagaaaacaaagtgtcagGCTTTCCCTATTGAGCTTCCCGAAGGAGCCGGgttggaaaaaagcaatcaaaatcacaaaatcacaTCCCGTATTAAGGTAACttataaaataaaatcatgattaACAGTATCAGAGGCTTTTGAAAATCTATTAAAAAACAACTTTATGGGAAATATTTCTGTGGATTGAGCTATCATGTTTACTGACTATAAAATGGCATGGGTAGTTATATGTTTCTTTCAAAAGCCAAACTGAGATTCACAtaacaaatgattttttttccttcaaaaaaacaaaaacaaaaacaaaaacaaaatcatcaacACGAGAGTAAGCCACCTTTTTCAGTAATTTTGAGAATGTAGGGAGGAGAGAGATTGGTCTGTAATTTGTTGATTCTTCAGGATAGCccttttaaaatatttttataactttaccaattttcatctagTTAGAAACAATACCAGAGCTTAGTAACAGGTTAAAATATGTGCACAAGAGGTTCAGCCATCCCAGAAATCACATACTTTAAAGgggttgtatagttttggtcgagacctaatttcaggtttttaacattttttggtgagataatgagaaacctcttatgaaaatatgaaagagcatgtaattctatgaggatcgaattcaatgtttatttgatgaaaattggttttgaaatggctgagatatatatccaaaaaagagcgatactaataaagtgtgggacccacattttattatgatcgctttgttttactttgtttttggatgtttcggtcattccaaacccgattttcatcaaataaacttaaaatggtatgatctGTATCAtattagtgttttcttggtatctagcaaaaaaagtttgaaagcccaattctcatctccaccaatactgcatcatccctttaagaagaTCTCAGTGTTTAATACATTATTGTAATTGTTGTATTTTGCCACTCTTCATgtggggaagaaaaaaacaacaactttcttctaacgaagaaaaacaaaacaagaagcaAAACGCGCGCGTTTGATCGTACGCAATCAGAAATCAGTGATCTTACATTTTATGTGTTTACCTGTGTGTGATGGTGCACCTATACTCGTTACCGACACAGGTGTATACCACTACACTGTGTACTAGAAATCTATATGCGCAGTACAATCTGCGCAGAACAGAAAATTCCGTCTCCTACACGACCAAAGAAGCCATAATATTACCGTGCGCTGTACTGGctgtactgtatgtatgcagTGCAGGATTATGCGACCGTTGTGTATGCTCTCTAACAGGGCATAGAGTATACATTCATCAGACATACGATATTATTTTCATACAGGTCaaatagatctagatctagataaGACTACTTCCAACGCAATATGAGTCGTACTAATACAGCTCCAATAGCCTGAAATGTGCTTATGGACGATAAGCAAGTCAACCAGCATGACAGCTGCCTCTGACGAGCAAAGACAAGACAAGGTCCTCTTTTTACCGACGGAATAAATCTCCTGTGTAAGCACAGCCATGATCACGACCGCGATGATGAtgtagaactaatttacttcaGTACCGTACTTGGAGGCTAGGCGGCGCATACACACACCATCCATCATCATCGAGCATCCGGAATAAAGAAGGTATGTTAACGTTAATTTTATTCTCATATTCACATAATGCCAGGATGCGAACAGATTCGTGATTATGGGCTGGATCAAAACCAATAGAATATGGTTCTACATGATCAAAACAATAAGAGTCCTCGAGACCTAGCTTCGGTAGATAACTTCTAACAACAGTCGGCACCAACACTTGCCATTCAACAGACGTTCAAGGACACAcctgagctgagctgagctgagtCTACCATCATCATCCAGTAAACGTAGTTGTCAGATTACATCTGGCCTGCACATGCTAGCTGTCTGTACAGAGCAGTGTcctgatgtacagtgtattattattTAGAGAGTGTAAAGTCATGTCAATGagttgaccgaaagattggtctgtatcttGTCAGGGATGTGTCGTTTCCAATGGGTTCTAGGGCCTAGCGTTCCTTCATCTGATCTAACATTAGACAGGTAACATATTTGTCTGTCTCCTCAGGACAGACAAATATTTTACCTgtctaatgttagatgtaggccctattggAAACGGTATAAATGTCAATTAGTGGATCATGAAATCTAGAAATTGTAAAATTTCCTTTTTCGTGAAGTTTTCTTTctacagtcaacttcggatacctcgacgtcggataagccgaatatcacttacctcgggggcaaaatgaaagtcccgattgttcctatggagtttccgtgtattaaaattcgcgtagctcgaagaaataactcgaagttcggttacctcgaagtgaaatctactgtcccgatcttaattaacttattgtttttcccagcatgtagcTCGAATCGAATtgcaacatcactcagcatctccgattaagcgcgcgtggacagcgaagaagacatgtcacaaatcttttcacactcgactgtaaatattcccgaccagaacaatcgcgcgcccaaagaaatacccggtacacagctgacaagaaaaatctCCAACACCTACCTTTACACGTAcacggtatgcacatagcacccttgccaatggagtgcttacgatagcactacgctctgcccatcatcttcttttctttaaccactgtgttttaattcttgatcatgatagtcaTACCGCGCGCGTAGATTTCTAAACCGTCGTGGCGCACCTGCGTAGGTCAGTGTTGGatgttgacagttatatctttggcattaatcacggtccactgtccaaacatcaatctcctgcgtagtgcctttttttaacttttttttatgcctttcacgaagtatgtttcatttattcttccccgAGAAAGCAAgcactgatatttttttttttccagcaatgcgattatgaaaatatcgtGGAACATGAtgtggaagtataggccgagcaTGATAAAGAACAGAatagacagggctccacactaacttttatcgggccaccagtatcactgatctttattttttggtgatcgaatttactcgaaattaaaattagaaaatccaatcatcttattttgtgttttaagatttagcaaataggcgtatagattattataaaagttgatgcctaaaaatttaggaggtcaaaacttacgtttgaaatgaaaaagtgggagcatttgccgacatctgttagcatccgacatttgttttagcattgtaaagaaccgaaagttaccgttattcatttcttattgtaaaagcaatcatccaacatttattagtctgttagcaccttacggagccgaatattaccgttaatcatttctaaatgtaaaagcaaacaacagatattcattttagcatcttacggagctgaatgctatccttatccatttccaaacgtgaaagcaaatatccgctatttgtttcagcatctaactgagcggattaataccgttaatcatttccaaatgtaaaagcaacaatctgtcatttatttttgcatcgtacgaagcagaatattaccgtgattcatttcaaacatacgacatttgttttatcatcgtacggagccgaattttactgctgtccacttccgaaagtgaaatgaatcatctgacaatattattttatcatcgtacggagccgaatgttactgtttttcatttttgaacgtcgaagctgacatcagacgtttattttaccatcaaacgtagctgaatattactgttattcattttgaaatgtaatagcaaatatctaATACttttttagcatcatatggGGCAGAATATTGCTGCTATTCACtttcaaacatgccaaacgtaaaagcaatcattcgagatgtattttagcatcttccggagctgaatattATTGCCATCTACTTTCgatcgtaaaagcaaacatccagcatttattttatcatcgtaaggagttgaatgttattgttactcatttccgaacgtcaaagcaaacatcaaacattaattttaccattgaacgcagctgaatgttactgttattcatttcgaaatttaaaagcaaacatcagacagttattttagcatcgtatggagcagaatgttattggaacttccgaacataaaagcgatcatctgacatctatttcagcatcttccggagccgaatgttattgctatttcctttcgaaagtataaggaaacatccgacacttatctaaccatcgtacggagttgaatattgtttttcatttccgaacgtcaaagcaaatattcgacatttatttcagcgtcttccggagccgaatgttgtccttaatcatttccgaacgcaaaatcaaatatctgacattagttTTAGTACCATACGGTgctgagtcttatcgtttttcatttccaaaagcatgagcaaacatccgacatttattttagtatcttacggagccgattgttaccgctattcattttcaaaagtaaaggcaaacatccgacttttttggtggcgcgatagggccaccaaaatcttcatttctgatattctgatttcaattccgattttcattcaattcattcatataacatatcgattcaattccaattgataagcatgcaaacaatcggtaggcactataacagataccatgttgaaaatcgataaacgtcggataagtcgaagaaaattcgatgtacgtacgcgtacctcgaatttcgcgtacctcgaatttcacgtacctcgaaccattttcttcagtcccgacgaattcgaggtatccggAGTTGACTGTATTTGGTCGCACCGCACACATTGGGACCTTCAAGTGCACTTTTTACTatgttgtatacatgtatactgtacttCTCGATCTCAGCTgccttgaattgaattgaaaaaaaaaaaatctattcagCAGAATGATTTGCACTTAAAAGTCTGTTTAGATAATTTTCAGTAATGGCACACCACTCTTACCCCCTTTAGGCTTTTGTGCATTGATCTTCATTTGAGTTATTTTCAACTAACTATGTCGCTAGGCCTAAAGGATGCACattgacagaagaagaagaagaagaagaagaattggaCAACATCTACAAGAGGTCATGTACCTGggctccatttcataaaacttgttatcaatatcAATGACAAGTTGTCACAGTTGTCATAAGCTATcgaaatctttgcatctttatTATGATTGtctaagagcaaatttgtcatagaaatgtggcagttgtcactgataataAGTTTTATGAGACGGGACTGTGGTGTGTTAATGTTTACTGTATATTATTGCCAAGCTGCACTTCATTTTGCATGCAGACATTTTTGTGagtgaggaggtcacagacattttcgtgaAATGTTGTCTTTGACACTGACGCTGTTATAGTACATGCATTATTACCTCCAGAAATACCCTAGTGCATGGCGAAATTTTTGTGTTAGCAATCTGTGATTTGTGAAATCCACAAAATTACACCATCGTGAAGATAAAAGCTTATTAAGTAAATGcgaatgtattcatttattaaatTAGTCCACacaggttaaaaaaacaaacgagtTGTAATATCTCTCCTTCCCAATCGGCCCTAAATTTCCCGTAGAAAGCAAAGACTAGGAGGTAACAGCTTGCGCTGAATTCTACTTTTCCAAGTTGATGTCACATTTAGTGTGTCAA
This sequence is a window from Diadema setosum chromosome 13, eeDiaSeto1, whole genome shotgun sequence. Protein-coding genes within it:
- the LOC140236841 gene encoding alpha-ketoglutarate-dependent dioxygenase alkB homolog 7, mitochondrial-like, which translates into the protein MSRLWSGGLLQLTLRTLSSVARCPRCTRMLAVSTTARSSSTASNLSSVTESSELLDYSDEEMRAVAGRDFRIIPDFITEEEETALLKEVERFLKKIRYEYDHWDNAIHGFRETEKSQWSELNSPVIQRIRDTAFSSESSQLSLVHVLDLAKNGYIKAHVDSVKFCGSTIAGLCLLSPAVMRLVNCANNARWVNALLLPRSLYIMRDTIRYDYTHELLKEEDSVFRGKPVPRDRRISIMCRNEVSPPQ